A genomic window from bacterium includes:
- a CDS encoding L-threonylcarbamoyladenylate synthase: MNKNTKLIESAIQVLKHDGIIGFPTDTVYGIGCDAYNQIAIDRIYKLKQRSLDKPLILFISDKSKLKKYVPKVTITATRLVEKFWPGGLTIIFNAKRNVPIPTSDYTVGIRIPDNEFVLNLLRQYNKPLATTSANIEGTTPPTDHLEMNIEPDFVIQGRCKWGLPSTIIDVSRGLINQTPTLLRKGKVGILELESVTKRYIKLGKGVNFCVLFVCSANRCRSPMAMGILKKLLPSVEVDACGIHGTYGELPTESTIQVMKEIEVDISSYYSKPISQSLINWADLILTADEAQKDEVISLFPEAKFKTRVIAPGGIKDPIGGTIETYLETREQLIKSITAWVEKLKKRIE; this comes from the coding sequence ATGAATAAAAATACTAAGTTAATAGAAAGCGCAATACAAGTCCTTAAACATGATGGTATAATTGGATTTCCTACAGATACTGTATATGGAATTGGCTGTGATGCATATAATCAAATTGCAATAGATAGAATATATAAACTAAAGCAAAGGTCGTTAGATAAACCGCTTATCCTTTTTATTAGCGACAAATCTAAACTTAAAAAATATGTACCTAAAGTTACAATAACTGCAACAAGACTTGTGGAAAAATTCTGGCCCGGTGGGCTAACTATTATTTTTAATGCAAAAAGAAATGTACCTATCCCTACATCTGATTATACGGTAGGAATAAGAATACCGGACAATGAATTTGTACTCAATCTTTTACGCCAATATAACAAACCACTTGCAACTACAAGTGCAAACATTGAAGGTACAACACCCCCAACAGACCACTTAGAAATGAATATTGAGCCAGATTTTGTTATTCAAGGAAGATGTAAGTGGGGACTTCCTTCTACAATCATTGATGTAAGTAGGGGTTTGATTAATCAAACCCCTACACTATTAAGAAAAGGGAAGGTTGGAATACTTGAACTTGAATCTGTTACAAAACGATATATTAAATTAGGGAAAGGAGTTAATTTTTGTGTACTCTTTGTCTGCTCAGCAAATAGATGCAGGTCTCCAATGGCTATGGGAATTCTTAAAAAACTACTTCCATCAGTAGAAGTTGACGCCTGTGGTATTCATGGAACTTATGGAGAACTACCTACTGAGTCAACAATTCAAGTGATGAAAGAAATAGAGGTTGACATTAGCTCTTACTACTCAAAACCAATCTCTCAATCACTTATAAATTGGGCTGACCTTATCCTAACTGCGGACGAGGCACAAAAAGACGAAGTTATTAGCTTATTTCCTGAAGCAAAATTTAAGACCCGTGTTATTGCACCCGGTGGAATTAAAGACCCCATAGGGGGAACCATAGAAACTTATTTAGAAACACGGGAGCAACTTATTAAATCAATAACTGCTTGGGTAGAAAAATTAAAGAAAAGAATAGAATAA
- a CDS encoding MBL fold metallo-hydrolase, whose product MEVVFIGTGCGVPSNQRSSPCILIRVGKDNLLFDTGPGSLRKLFEAGFTYKDIGYLLYTHFHVDHIADLAPFLFASKYTENLREKDLYIIGPKGIKRFYQKLLNLYGEQIQSLHYNVKLIDENKFSTSNWKISTVSLPHTPESIGYRVTDRRKRVIVYSGDTEYSATLVELARGSDLLILECSFPVSTPGHLYPGLAGRIAKEAGAKQLILTHLYPICEPYDLLSPIRAEFSGKVAIAQDLMRVKV is encoded by the coding sequence ATGGAAGTAGTTTTTATAGGTACAGGGTGTGGTGTCCCATCAAACCAAAGGAGCTCACCTTGTATATTAATACGAGTAGGAAAAGATAATTTATTGTTTGACACAGGACCGGGGAGCCTTAGAAAACTATTTGAAGCTGGCTTTACTTACAAAGATATCGGGTATCTCCTATACACTCATTTTCATGTAGACCATATTGCTGACCTTGCTCCGTTCCTTTTTGCGTCTAAATACACTGAAAATTTAAGAGAAAAAGATTTATATATTATAGGTCCCAAGGGAATTAAAAGATTTTATCAAAAATTGCTCAACCTTTATGGGGAGCAGATTCAGTCCTTACATTATAATGTAAAATTAATTGATGAGAATAAATTTTCTACTTCTAACTGGAAAATAAGCACAGTAAGCCTTCCACATACACCTGAATCCATAGGTTATAGAGTTACAGACCGAAGGAAGAGGGTAATAGTATACTCTGGAGATACTGAATACTCTGCTACTCTTGTTGAGCTTGCACGTGGTTCAGACCTCCTTATCCTTGAGTGCTCCTTTCCAGTCTCCACTCCCGGTCATCTTTATCCTGGACTTGCAGGTAGGATAGCAAAGGAAGCAGGGGCAAAACAGCTTATTCTTACACATCTTTATCCAATATGCGAACCATATGACTTGCTTTCACCTATTCGGGCAGAATTTAGTGGGAAGGTTGCTATAGCTCAAGACCTTATGAGAGTGAAAGTGTGA
- a CDS encoding T9SS type A sorting domain-containing protein: MYILFNSESGRVELNVYNLGGKKIKMLISDFFDTGERKIIWDTRDISQGIYFLKLKFNDTYVVKKLLVLR, from the coding sequence GTGTATATCCTATTTAATTCCGAGTCTGGAAGGGTAGAGCTCAATGTCTATAATCTCGGAGGAAAGAAAATAAAGATGCTCATCTCCGATTTCTTTGATACAGGTGAGAGGAAAATCATTTGGGATACAAGAGATATATCTCAAGGTATTTACTTCTTAAAACTTAAGTTCAACGATACTTATGTTGTGAAGAAACTTCTGGTATTAAGATAG